A genomic region of Eucalyptus grandis isolate ANBG69807.140 chromosome 5, ASM1654582v1, whole genome shotgun sequence contains the following coding sequences:
- the LOC104441091 gene encoding disease resistance protein RPV1, producing the protein MDISHATKHSSSTSRGPLYDVFLSFRGADTRHRFADCLYNMLTYARIHVFRDKEEMKSGEEIHPQLIQAIKQSKISIPVISTDYGSSKSCLMELEQMLKCKKNESHIIIPVFYYVDPSDVRNCRGSFRRSMQGHKRNHEGKVIDSWKSALRRIGELNGYHLDETREVPHGELIKQIVGQVLKKLKTEDLIVPKHLVGVDSHVQDIMAKLKVNYCNRQAVNIGPTCEMLLIHGIAGVGKTALAKHVYNQLYHLFDACSSLGPIPAKITPRGVLSLQKKLISDLHNGNVRKSYSSDNALSHIQNRFKRMKILLLLDGVGGHEQLGDVVGELDWLGPGSRVILTSQKQDVLKKINGAESFPLGPLKQDEALRLFCRHAFQTDSPREEFKNLSTDIVAATSGLPLALQMVGSSLFLEKSKRVWRETLSELKAAPLEQVETALNKSYTNLNDKERQIFLDIACFFVGMDKRIPYYMWDDCTYSPSKSIRALHTWSLIDIGEDKELCMHEILKNFGREIVKNENRDEPCKRSRLCDHEEALDVLNRRKGTKKVKALGLEFCDEPKGNSSFECDRFDGFQHLRFLKLDRADICGNFGDRLSSLRWLDWRGRPKIFDVQSLNLYLPNLLILNLSGSQVDKDWSGWDLLNQTRKLKVLNLTGCVKLIATPTFPTSMELEILILKGCSNLAIINASFCVLKKLVYLNMKGCSLLHELPDLGHMRGLKELVIDETSICRIDFKEGSVGNLKRLSARGCKHLKEMPDSIKYLTSLKNLALDGTEIRTLRESIESLKKLQILSLKNCGSLSDLPDGIGKLSSLQSLNLSQTRIHKLPSSVKDLKDMKVLRMRDTFIHKFPEVILKLEKLEEIDLSSCQRLEWRNDYDIGTLSSLAILKLSDTRISSLPPSISRLSRLRELHIFGCNNLSLPKLSPLVKVFRDSPN; encoded by the exons ATGGACATTAGCCACGCCACCAAGCATTCCTCATCCACGTCTAGAGGGCCACTCTATGATGTTTTCCTGAGTTTCAGGGGGGCAGACACGCGCCATAGATTTGCGGATTGCCTATACAACATGTTGACTTATGCTAGGATTCATGTCTTTAGGGACAAGGAAGAGATGAAGAGCGGCGAAGAAATCCACCCCCAGCTGATCCAGGCTATCAAGCAGTCCAAGATATCAATACCCGTCATTTCCACTGATTATGGGTCCAGCAAGAGCTGCCTCATGGAATTGGAGCAAATGTTAAAGTGCAAGAAAAACGAGAGTCACATCATCATCCCTGTCTTCTATTATGTCGACCCGTCGGATGTACGCAATTGCAGGGGCTCTTTTAGGAGGTCCATGCAAGGGCACAAGCGCAACCATGAAGGCAAAGTCATTGATTCCTGGAAGTCCGCTCTCCGTCGGATCGGAGAGTTGAATGGATACCATCTCGATGAAACCAGAGAAGT GCCTCATGGCGAGCTCATAAAGCAAATTGTCGGGCAAGTTCTGAAGAAGCTGAAGACGGAGGACCTAATTGTGCCGAAACATTTAGTGGGAGTAGATTCTCACGTGCAAGACATAATGGCAAAGCTGAAGGTTAACTACTGCAATAGGCAAGCGGTTAATATTGGGCCCACATGTGAAATGTTGTTAATACATGGCATCGCAGGGGTCGGTAAAACGGCCTTGGCGAAACATGTTTATAATCAACTTTATCATCTGTTCGATGCCTGTAGCTCTCTTGGGCCGATCCCAGCCAAAATTACGCCTCGCGGGGTCTTGTCTCTGCAAAAGAAACTGATTTCCGACCTCCATAATGGAAATGTCCGAAAGTCTTATAGTTCTGACAATGCTCTGTCTCATATTCAGAACAGgtttaaaagaatgaagatcCTCCTTCTCCTTGACGGTGTGGGAGGTCATGAACAGCTCGGCGACGTAGTCGGAGAGCTTGATTGGCTTGGCCCAGGGAGCAGGGTCATTCTGACATCCCAAAAACAAGACGtccttaaaaaaatcaatggcGCAGAAAGTTTTCCCCTTGGACCGTTGAAACAAGACGAAGCTCTGAGATTATTCTGCAGGCATGCTTTTCAAACGGACTCTCCCCGTGAGGAATTCAAGAATCTGTCAACAGATATCGTTGCTGCTACCAGCGGGCTACCTTTAGCGCTTCAGATGGTAGGCTCATCTCTGTTTCTTGAGAAATCAAAGAGGGTGTGGAGGGAAACATTGAGTGAATTGAAAGCAGCTCCACTTGAGCAAGTCGAAACAGCCTTGAACAAGAGCTATACAAACCTAAATGATAAAGAAAGACAGATATTTCTCGACATAGCATGCTTCTTTGTCGGAATGGACAAGAGAATCCCCTACTACATGTGGGATGACTGTACGTATTCTCCTTCTAAATCAATTCGAGCTCTTCATACCTGGTCTTTGATAGATATCGGAGAGGATAAGGAACTATGCATGCATGAAATACTGAAGAATTTTGGCCGGGAAATTGTCAAGAATGAGAACAGAGATGAACCTTGCAAGCGTAGTAGGCTGTGCGACCACGAAGAAGCACTGGATGTGCTAAACAGAAGGAAG GGTACTAAGAAAGTCAAGGCGCTTGGGCTCGAGTTTTGTGATGAACCTAAAGGGAATAGCAGCTTCGAATGTGATCGATTTGAtggctttcagcatttgagGTTCCTCAAGCTGGATCGGGCTGATATTTGCGGAAACTTTGGGGATCGTCTCTCGAGCTTAAGGTGGCTTGATTGGCGAGGGCGCCCCAAGATCTTTGATGTTCAATCGCTAAATCTGTATTTGCCAAACTTGTTGATTCTTAATTTGTCGGGGAGTCAGGTTGACAAAGACTGGAGTGGTTGGGACCTGCTTAACCAG ACAAGAAAACTGAAAGTCTTGAATCTAACTGGCTGTGTCAAATTGATTGCCACCCCAACATTTCCTACTTCAATGGAACTGGAAATACTTATCCTGAAAGGTTGCTCTAATTTAGCAATTATAAATGCATCATTTTGTGTACTGAAGAAGCTGGTTTATTTGAATATGAAGGGATGCAGTCTCCTCCATGAATTGCCAGATTTGGGTCATATGAGAGGTTTGAAAGAGCTTGTGATTGATGAAACTTCCATTTGTCGGATTGATTTCAAAGAAGGTTCTGTGGGGAATCTCAAACGTCTCAGTGCTCGCGGTTGCAAACACCTGAAGGAAATGCCCGATTCAATAAAGTACTTGACGTCTCTAAAAAATCTCGCTCTAGATGGCACTGAAATCCGTACGCTCCGAGAGTCCATCGAGTCACTGAAGAAACTGCAGATACTGTCTCTAAAGAACTGTGGGAGTCTATCCGATCTTCCAGATGGAATAGGGAAGCTCAGTTCTCTGCAATCcctaaatttatctcaaactaggATTCACAAGTTACCTTCTTCAGTCAAGGATTTGAAAGATATGAAAGTGCTTAGGATGAGGGATACTTTTATACACAAGTTTCCTGAAGTTATACTAAAATTGGAGAAGCTAGAAGAGATAGATTTATCGTCATGCCAGAGATTAGAGTGGAGAAACGACTACGACATTGGGACATTGTCATCTTTGGCAATTCTGAAACTGTCTGACACTCGGATTTCTAGCCTACCTCCAAGCATTTCCCGCCTTTCTCGTCTCCGCGAACTCCATATCTTCGGATGCAACAATCTTAGCCTACCCAAGTTGTCCCCGTTAGTTAAAGTTTTTAGGGATTCGCCTAACTAG